Genomic window (Candidatus Neomarinimicrobiota bacterium):
CAATGAATACTTTTTATCCACCCACACGATTCGCGAACTGTAATGGGAACCTTTTTCTATTGGATTCGCTTTCACCTTATAGCAATCTGCTCCATGGATAATATCCTCTCCCATCAGTTCATATTCATCCGCATCTAAGTCTCTTCCCGAGAGGTCTTCATAACTGAAGTCTGTTCCCATAAAACTACGGCCTTTTTCTTTAGTACGGATTCGTTTTACCTTTTTTAGAGCAGGGAGGTACAACCATTGATCATCCGATTCTGACCCAAGCCTGTCCCATGTAAGAAATCCTGTTCCCATTATTTCTTTTGGTTGAGAAAAACGCAACAGTGATTTGGATTTAAATTTACCATCTTCATACTTTTTTTCAATACTGATTAGTTCCCTAGATCGC
Coding sequences:
- a CDS encoding outer membrane lipoprotein-sorting protein: MLFLFISSLLMAQPSARFIMEKMDQLTKPIDVQTQLKMTLISSKGNKERRRSRELISIEKKYEDGKFKSKSLLRFSQPKEIMGTGFLTWDRLGSESDDQWLYLPALKKVKRIRTKEKGRSFMGTDFSYEDLSGRDLDADEYELMGEDIIHGADCYKVKANPIEKGSHYSSRIVWVDKKYSLMKRVEFFNKKGTMFKILDIPDHVKNGDYWTATKMIMKNLKNNHRTEMVVLKVDYDQDLKNNVFTESFLKRN